The following are encoded together in the Mycolicibacterium arabiense genome:
- a CDS encoding glycosyl hydrolase family 28-related protein codes for MSTTRRRILAGLPAAAALTLVAGCRGGGSAVVDVRAHGAVGDGIADDSRAIRDAAAAVRSGGTLHFPAGTYRFAQRHPPGTAAIVISGVSDVAVVFEPDAELFMDNLDPALGTGTSHGLLVRGPAWRIALRNVNIRWASGARRSMGDGIRVMGCPAPSSSAPRPWSRPRPPVAGVTLTGCTVRSSPQAGVIMMGVSGIAVAGLRVSGSQADGLHFNACRRAEINGYTARDTGDDGLALVTYFADRFAIDAAAHTFSFPTLTEWSNTDFTIANVSVTGGTANGVRVAGARRVTLGALAVAGVRTGSAVMVDSAAPGTDVGWNYVASREVRVTDVTATDCDTGIHLLARPSDTGDPRFTDFDVHVDDAKLDGCTNWAVRAETLSGRDVSGLSIDDCSISSTSTTGGSGGVGIDDARGITFGRLDVRHATPVTVFSLGNAKALAVDQMAVVIDQTEAPAATPAPCVVLDSSTGFIDELRVRWPAAPAPWVPVRMSPADHCGSADRRDAPVGIGTLDVSPPVVESTVGCS; via the coding sequence GTGAGCACCACGAGGCGCCGGATCCTGGCCGGTCTGCCCGCCGCAGCCGCCCTCACTCTCGTGGCGGGATGCCGGGGCGGCGGCAGTGCGGTGGTCGACGTCAGGGCCCACGGCGCCGTGGGTGACGGGATCGCCGATGACTCGCGGGCCATCCGGGACGCGGCCGCGGCGGTGCGATCAGGTGGCACACTCCATTTCCCGGCAGGCACCTATCGTTTCGCGCAGCGTCACCCACCGGGTACCGCGGCGATCGTGATCTCCGGTGTCTCCGACGTCGCGGTGGTCTTCGAACCCGATGCGGAACTGTTCATGGACAACCTCGATCCGGCCCTGGGCACCGGCACCAGCCACGGCCTCCTGGTCCGCGGGCCTGCCTGGCGAATCGCGTTGCGCAACGTCAACATTCGCTGGGCGTCCGGTGCCCGCCGTTCCATGGGGGACGGGATCAGGGTGATGGGCTGCCCCGCTCCCAGTTCCAGCGCGCCGCGCCCGTGGTCGAGGCCCAGGCCGCCCGTGGCCGGTGTGACGTTGACGGGCTGCACCGTGCGGTCGAGTCCCCAGGCCGGCGTGATCATGATGGGGGTGTCCGGCATCGCAGTCGCCGGCCTCCGAGTCTCCGGCAGCCAGGCCGACGGGCTGCACTTCAACGCCTGCCGACGGGCAGAGATCAACGGGTACACCGCGCGCGACACCGGCGACGACGGACTGGCCCTCGTCACGTACTTCGCCGATCGGTTCGCCATCGACGCTGCTGCACATACGTTTTCGTTCCCAACGCTGACCGAATGGTCCAACACCGACTTCACCATCGCCAACGTCAGCGTCACCGGGGGCACCGCGAACGGCGTCCGCGTCGCAGGCGCACGACGGGTCACCCTCGGCGCACTCGCGGTTGCCGGGGTGCGCACCGGATCCGCGGTCATGGTCGACTCCGCGGCACCGGGCACCGACGTGGGATGGAACTACGTGGCCAGCCGCGAGGTGCGCGTCACCGACGTCACCGCAACCGACTGCGACACCGGCATTCACCTACTGGCCCGACCCAGCGATACCGGTGACCCGCGCTTCACCGACTTCGACGTACACGTCGACGACGCCAAGCTCGACGGGTGCACCAACTGGGCGGTACGCGCGGAGACGCTGAGCGGACGCGACGTCAGTGGCCTCTCGATCGACGACTGCAGCATCTCGTCGACGTCGACGACGGGCGGCAGCGGGGGCGTCGGCATCGACGACGCACGAGGAATCACGTTCGGACGACTCGACGTTCGGCACGCCACCCCGGTCACCGTGTTCTCGTTGGGCAACGCCAAGGCGCTCGCCGTCGACCAGATGGCCGTCGTGATCGACCAGACCGAGGCGCCCGCGGCCACTCCGGCGCCCTGCGTCGTCCTCGACTCCAGTACGGGCTTCATCGACGAACTGCGCGTCCGCTGGCCTGCAGCGCCTGCTCCCTGGGTGCCCGTGCGGATGTCCCCGGCCGACCACTGCGGCAGTGCCGACCGCCGTGACGCACCCGTCGGCATCGGAACTCTGGACGTCAGCCCGCCGGTGGTCGAGTCGACGGTCGGGTGCTCCTAG
- a CDS encoding undecaprenyl diphosphate synthase family protein, whose product MIPDGLRRWAQTRGTSLSEAYLRGAEKVVEILLALQRNDVATVSVYNLSRANLGRRDDELDAVYSASLHFLNTLVPQHFDGSACSVRLHGDRTALPAEYVAAAEHVEAAMTGEDFRINVLAAYDAADELRAAQRRAERDGCDISAAFEIGAVDLVIRTTPEPLLSGFLPFQSQYAQLIFLTTPLNDLTGSRIDDIVADYRRLPQLRGR is encoded by the coding sequence GTGATCCCCGACGGACTCCGGCGGTGGGCGCAGACCCGTGGGACATCGCTGTCCGAGGCGTACCTGCGCGGTGCGGAGAAGGTCGTCGAGATCCTGCTGGCGTTGCAGCGCAACGACGTTGCGACGGTATCGGTGTACAACCTCAGTCGGGCGAACCTGGGGCGCCGCGACGACGAACTCGATGCGGTGTACTCGGCGTCGCTGCACTTCCTCAATACGTTGGTCCCCCAGCACTTCGACGGCTCCGCGTGCAGCGTGCGGTTGCACGGCGATCGCACGGCACTGCCTGCCGAGTACGTCGCAGCGGCAGAACATGTCGAGGCCGCGATGACCGGCGAGGACTTCCGGATCAACGTGCTCGCCGCCTATGACGCAGCCGACGAACTGCGCGCCGCTCAGCGTCGGGCGGAGCGCGACGGATGTGACATCTCGGCTGCCTTCGAGATCGGCGCGGTCGACCTGGTCATCCGAACGACTCCGGAGCCACTGCTGAGCGGGTTCCTGCCGTTCCAGAGTCAGTACGCGCAACTGATCTTCTTGACGACGCCCTTGAACGACCTCACGGGTAGCCGCATCGACGACATCGTCGCCGACTACCGACGCCTGCCCCAACTCCGGGGTCGGTAG
- a CDS encoding sugar transferase, which produces MQMDVKAKARSGPSRQRVTLPTNAVRPPSGRDAPTPHRFLERLRSESGYGALTVALDVWAAVWAVLLAQWLTPGPVGDRNIALYSWIFVPVVVVILGTRSMYRRRLDHRFLDDFEPVETSVAVATLATLTIMLLLVPPFTPGQVIGEYVRPSDVMVRIWLCAAILIPGVRLIRSLAQRYLRRRYRFGSPALIVGSGPITHQLVTRMRQVPDYGLHPVGLLDDSRPTEADGFDVPYFGTIDNLEIAARATGAAELILAPSTVSDERLARTAHEAQNLGMRVRVVPRVMDAVSGGAWVEHLGGVPLMVLCRVDPRGWQFAVKHACDRTAAGLGLLLISPVFLGLALLVKLSSPGPIFFSQDRIGRDGKVFGCLKFRSMRPLDPAKDDFELAAGAAPGGVEGVDRRTRIGKIMRKTSLDELPQLVNVLRGDMSLVGPRPERPEYVELFEMQVRRYGDRHRVKAGITGWAQVHGLRGQTSIADRAEFDNYYIENWSLNLDFKILVLTVLAVLRSAED; this is translated from the coding sequence ATGCAAATGGACGTGAAGGCGAAGGCCCGTTCGGGGCCGAGTCGGCAGCGCGTCACGCTGCCGACGAACGCCGTGCGTCCGCCGTCCGGCCGCGACGCCCCTACCCCGCACCGCTTCCTCGAACGCCTTCGATCCGAGTCCGGCTACGGTGCCCTGACGGTGGCGCTCGACGTCTGGGCGGCGGTGTGGGCGGTTTTGCTGGCACAGTGGTTGACCCCCGGCCCCGTCGGTGACCGCAACATCGCCCTGTACTCGTGGATATTCGTGCCGGTGGTCGTCGTCATCCTCGGCACGCGCTCGATGTACCGGCGACGCCTCGACCATCGCTTCCTCGACGACTTCGAACCGGTCGAGACGTCGGTGGCCGTCGCCACGCTGGCGACCTTGACGATCATGCTGCTGCTGGTGCCGCCGTTCACGCCGGGGCAAGTCATCGGCGAGTACGTCCGTCCCAGCGACGTGATGGTGCGAATCTGGTTGTGCGCAGCAATTCTCATACCTGGAGTTCGGCTCATCAGGTCCCTGGCGCAGCGATACCTGCGGCGGAGGTACCGCTTCGGATCGCCTGCGCTGATCGTGGGCTCGGGCCCGATCACCCACCAGCTCGTCACACGGATGCGTCAGGTGCCCGACTACGGACTGCATCCCGTCGGCCTACTCGACGATTCCCGGCCGACCGAAGCGGACGGGTTCGACGTGCCGTACTTCGGCACCATCGACAACCTCGAGATCGCCGCTCGCGCAACCGGCGCCGCCGAACTCATCCTGGCGCCCTCGACGGTGTCCGACGAGCGCCTCGCGCGGACCGCGCACGAGGCGCAGAACCTCGGCATGCGGGTTCGGGTGGTGCCCAGGGTGATGGACGCCGTCAGCGGGGGCGCCTGGGTCGAGCACTTGGGCGGCGTACCGCTGATGGTCCTCTGCCGGGTCGACCCGAGGGGTTGGCAGTTCGCGGTCAAGCACGCGTGCGACCGGACGGCTGCCGGCCTCGGCCTGCTCCTCATCTCACCGGTGTTCCTCGGGTTGGCGCTGCTCGTCAAGCTCAGTTCGCCGGGGCCGATCTTCTTCAGCCAGGACCGGATCGGCCGTGACGGCAAGGTCTTCGGCTGCTTGAAGTTCCGCAGCATGCGTCCCCTCGACCCGGCCAAGGACGACTTCGAGTTGGCGGCTGGCGCCGCGCCCGGCGGGGTCGAGGGGGTCGACCGGCGCACGCGGATCGGCAAGATCATGCGCAAGACCTCACTGGACGAATTGCCGCAACTCGTCAACGTCCTGCGCGGTGACATGAGCCTGGTCGGCCCGCGTCCCGAACGGCCCGAGTACGTGGAGCTGTTCGAGATGCAGGTGCGACGCTACGGCGATCGCCACCGGGTGAAGGCGGGCATCACCGGTTGGGCTCAGGTGCACGGACTACGGGGGCAGACGTCGATCGCCGACCGCGCCGAGTTCGACAACTACTACATCGAGAACTGGTCGCTGAACCTCGACTTCAAGATCCTCGTCCTCACTGTCCTGGCAGTGCTCCGCAGTGCGGAGGACTGA
- a CDS encoding NAD(P)/FAD-dependent oxidoreductase — translation MVSNGNPLIVGAGPAGLTAALKLVERGATPRIFEATNHVGGLARTPTDGEWRIDPGGHRFFTQSEEILDLWKSLLPPDEWISVPRRSAMLVDGHFVRYPLVGRDLLTQMGIAKGMRGAGSLLWSRLWHDVPTPGTASFREWGTHEFGRHWYRKFFDGYVRKTWLADPAEIASDWANQRIKPITWRTPRADDPAEQDVFRYPRFGPGQLWEAAAARLAESGTIPNLHSQVCAVRYDGRGWTLELHDGQTVSGDAVFSSMPLRLLVETLDPAPPRHIRAVAAALRHRAVITVAVALRQQYDMPYNWVYTPGSEFRVGRIQNYGHWSRALAPHDWKGSYLGLEYFTLPDEDTWVASDAGLGAIVEQDLRALGFDDPVIDHLMIVRSRFAYPVYDPTRERNVARIRDYLRQSHPTLHPIGRNGMHRYDNQDHAMLSAMHSVDRYFGAEVDPWRVNTERGHHETGVQK, via the coding sequence GTGGTGTCGAACGGAAACCCGTTGATCGTCGGCGCGGGTCCGGCCGGGCTCACCGCTGCCCTGAAGCTGGTCGAACGGGGAGCCACACCGCGAATCTTCGAGGCGACGAACCACGTCGGCGGTCTGGCCCGCACGCCGACCGACGGAGAATGGCGCATCGACCCCGGAGGTCACCGGTTCTTCACCCAGAGCGAGGAGATCCTCGACCTCTGGAAGTCGCTACTCCCGCCCGACGAGTGGATCTCGGTGCCCCGGCGCTCGGCCATGCTCGTCGACGGTCACTTCGTCCGGTACCCGCTCGTCGGGCGTGATCTGTTGACGCAGATGGGCATCGCGAAGGGAATGCGCGGCGCAGGCAGCCTGCTGTGGTCCCGGCTCTGGCATGACGTCCCGACCCCCGGCACGGCCAGCTTCCGCGAGTGGGGCACCCACGAGTTCGGCCGACACTGGTATCGGAAGTTCTTCGACGGCTACGTGCGGAAGACCTGGCTGGCCGATCCCGCGGAGATCGCCAGCGATTGGGCGAACCAGCGCATCAAGCCGATTACCTGGCGCACACCCCGGGCGGACGATCCGGCTGAGCAGGACGTGTTTCGCTACCCCCGGTTCGGTCCCGGCCAACTGTGGGAGGCAGCGGCGGCGAGGCTCGCAGAGTCGGGCACCATTCCCAATCTCCATTCCCAGGTCTGCGCCGTGCGGTACGACGGCCGGGGCTGGACGTTGGAGCTACACGACGGCCAGACCGTCTCCGGGGACGCCGTGTTCTCGAGTATGCCGCTGCGGTTGCTGGTCGAGACGCTGGACCCGGCGCCGCCCAGGCACATCCGTGCGGTCGCGGCGGCCCTGCGCCATCGCGCGGTCATCACGGTGGCCGTTGCGTTGCGCCAGCAGTACGACATGCCCTACAACTGGGTCTACACCCCCGGCAGTGAGTTCCGGGTCGGACGAATCCAGAACTACGGGCACTGGTCCCGTGCGCTCGCCCCGCACGATTGGAAGGGCAGCTACCTCGGCCTCGAGTACTTCACCCTGCCCGACGAAGACACGTGGGTGGCGAGCGACGCGGGCTTGGGCGCAATCGTCGAGCAGGACCTGCGTGCACTCGGCTTCGACGACCCGGTGATCGACCACCTGATGATCGTCCGGTCGCGGTTCGCCTATCCGGTCTACGATCCCACGCGCGAACGGAACGTCGCTCGCATTCGCGACTACCTCCGACAGAGCCATCCGACGCTGCACCCGATCGGCCGAAATGGCATGCATCGCTACGACAATCAGGACCACGCGATGCTGAGCGCGATGCACAGCGTCGACCGGTACTTCGGAGCCGAAGTCGACCCGTGGCGGGTGAACACCGAGCGCGGGCATCACGAGACCGGGGTGCAGAAGTAG
- a CDS encoding GAF domain-containing protein, which produces MTGGLEAFDDWLNSLLAERAREAGEDVDQYVVRAVASRMIADQRRVDSPVIDDLLTHLSNAGVFAESAMPSVTASITDPSRLRALYATGLLDSPPEEIYDRITRAAADALDAPFALVSLVDSDRQFFKSAAGMKITSPQERQTPLSRSMCQYAVANRAPLVLEDARADPVFKNHPAVRDGTLVAYLGIPLIDGDGNAIGTLCVFDTKPRLWGTGHVQVLSDLAALATERIFGATSDSAR; this is translated from the coding sequence GTGACCGGCGGGCTCGAGGCTTTCGACGATTGGCTCAACTCGCTGCTCGCTGAACGGGCTCGGGAGGCCGGCGAGGACGTCGATCAGTACGTCGTCCGCGCCGTGGCGTCGCGCATGATCGCCGACCAGCGACGCGTCGACAGCCCGGTCATCGACGATTTGCTGACCCACCTCTCCAACGCCGGCGTCTTTGCCGAATCCGCCATGCCGAGCGTAACCGCCTCGATAACCGACCCGAGCCGGCTGCGCGCCCTGTATGCCACCGGACTGTTGGATTCGCCGCCTGAGGAGATCTACGACCGGATCACCCGCGCCGCAGCCGATGCACTCGACGCGCCCTTCGCCCTGGTGTCGCTGGTCGATTCCGATCGTCAGTTCTTCAAGAGCGCAGCGGGCATGAAGATCACGTCTCCGCAGGAAAGGCAGACGCCGCTCAGCCGGTCGATGTGCCAATACGCCGTAGCAAACCGCGCACCCCTGGTTCTCGAGGACGCGCGGGCGGACCCGGTGTTCAAGAACCACCCTGCCGTCCGCGATGGGACCCTGGTGGCCTACCTGGGCATTCCGCTCATCGATGGCGATGGAAATGCCATCGGCACGCTGTGCGTATTCGACACCAAGCCACGCTTGTGGGGCACGGGGCACGTCCAAGTGCTGAGCGACCTTGCGGCGCTGGCGACCGAACGCATCTTCGGCGCCACGTCCGATTCCGCCCGCTGA
- a CDS encoding glycosyltransferase family 4 protein: MLEARISGRPVDLLFDARHVHQSGIGTYIRTHLPHLEDSAARQGLCLAVLAGRDSLPELRPSTDVVVASDPAAPMYSAAEQRVWRDAFDQIRPRAVWLPHYPYPAARLKPRHRRMLTYVTVHDTIHVLPQSISGQSFAYRMYAQLMLRADARSCRRIFTPSEATAAAVRSIASSARVQVAPIPVDEAWLEPADPSRSPVDGRYLLYVGNTKRYKNLPLLLEAFSDVADTVAHKLVIAGGGATVRTMDERVRQLAEDHGDRVVLIGQVEFAVLRALVAAAELLVMPSLHEGAGLPPLEAMASGTAVLSSDIPVLRETCGDGADYFDPHDREGLARLMRRYCEDDVARAELALRGLSHVTTRQQRIDPALAADSICRELASSTR; this comes from the coding sequence GTGCTGGAAGCCCGAATCAGCGGCCGCCCCGTCGACCTCCTCTTCGATGCTCGCCACGTGCATCAGAGCGGCATCGGTACCTACATCCGGACCCATCTGCCACATCTCGAGGACTCCGCGGCTCGCCAGGGTCTGTGCTTGGCAGTCCTGGCAGGTCGGGACTCCCTGCCCGAACTGCGCCCCAGCACCGACGTCGTCGTCGCGTCGGATCCGGCCGCACCCATGTACTCCGCGGCGGAACAGCGGGTGTGGCGTGACGCGTTCGACCAGATCCGTCCGCGGGCGGTGTGGCTGCCGCACTACCCGTACCCGGCGGCCCGGCTGAAGCCCCGCCACCGCAGGATGCTGACCTACGTCACCGTGCACGACACCATTCACGTCCTGCCGCAGAGCATCAGCGGCCAGAGCTTTGCGTACCGCATGTACGCGCAGTTGATGCTGCGCGCCGACGCCCGGTCGTGCAGGCGCATCTTCACGCCGTCAGAGGCGACCGCAGCTGCGGTGCGGAGCATCGCGTCGTCCGCGCGGGTCCAGGTGGCGCCGATCCCGGTCGACGAAGCATGGCTGGAGCCCGCCGATCCGAGCCGGTCTCCGGTCGACGGCCGCTACCTGCTCTACGTAGGAAACACGAAGCGATACAAGAACTTACCGCTGTTGCTCGAAGCGTTCTCCGATGTGGCCGACACCGTTGCGCACAAACTCGTCATCGCCGGGGGAGGCGCCACGGTGCGGACCATGGACGAACGGGTCCGCCAACTCGCCGAGGACCACGGCGACCGAGTCGTGTTGATCGGACAGGTCGAGTTCGCGGTACTGCGGGCCTTGGTGGCAGCGGCGGAACTCCTGGTGATGCCGTCCCTGCACGAAGGCGCGGGATTGCCTCCACTGGAGGCGATGGCGTCGGGCACGGCCGTGCTCTCCTCGGACATCCCGGTGCTCCGCGAGACGTGCGGTGACGGCGCCGACTACTTCGACCCGCACGACCGCGAGGGCCTTGCCCGGCTGATGCGCCGATACTGCGAAGACGACGTGGCGCGCGCCGAACTCGCGCTGCGGGGACTCTCCCACGTCACGACGCGGCAGCAGCGGATCGACCCCGCACTCGCCGCTGACTCGATCTGCCGGGAACTGGCCTCGAGTACGCGGTGA
- a CDS encoding O-antigen polymerase, which translates to MTTTATGLDPVVRDTDAPRLAPAWFRPAVFILAPVTASFLAWWGLVATRELGLAGTMSEALNGFSTPANATGGGIALLLLWYGAIVMVSTVGFLLGAQRTRPLLGTERTNTSWFERRYFFILLAAGAIGVGYAFMRVGGIAAIVESLSEQTANDFSNALSGFAGPQTLRYATILAAPIGVHLWRKKVIGWPYMVAAVLLLVANAMIASRLALMMACAVYLAAWVRSREPRSPASGSRARTWVAVALIVLTGFAVLTALNYFRNANYYREAGVSNPVAMNLYQTGAYLAVPAQVQLGVSTAVMSGAWENQGGPVTSLDAIQPTFLQFNKVAKDDSWKQASVYGYSVSFAGNFFTNSVFADIYSEYGSWGWLYTIVAYGFAGYAFARIFSFSPVIAASSGVVAYCFLEVWRVQILSYGIVVFLLLLTAGSALLAARVRPPRAERV; encoded by the coding sequence GTGACCACCACGGCGACGGGCCTCGACCCCGTCGTGCGCGACACCGACGCCCCCCGTCTGGCACCGGCGTGGTTCCGGCCCGCGGTCTTCATCCTCGCTCCGGTCACCGCGTCGTTCCTCGCGTGGTGGGGTCTGGTCGCCACCCGCGAACTCGGGCTCGCAGGCACGATGTCCGAGGCGCTGAACGGTTTTTCGACCCCGGCCAACGCCACCGGTGGAGGCATTGCCCTGCTCCTGCTGTGGTACGGCGCCATCGTGATGGTGTCGACGGTCGGCTTCCTGCTGGGCGCCCAGCGGACCCGCCCGCTGCTCGGCACCGAGCGGACCAACACCTCCTGGTTCGAGCGGCGGTACTTCTTCATCCTGTTGGCGGCCGGTGCGATCGGCGTCGGCTACGCGTTCATGAGGGTGGGCGGCATCGCCGCGATCGTCGAATCGCTGAGCGAACAGACCGCCAACGACTTCAGCAATGCGCTGTCGGGTTTCGCGGGTCCGCAGACACTGCGGTACGCCACGATCCTGGCTGCTCCCATCGGCGTTCATCTCTGGCGCAAGAAGGTCATCGGGTGGCCGTACATGGTCGCCGCGGTCCTGCTTCTGGTCGCCAACGCGATGATTGCCTCCCGGCTGGCGCTGATGATGGCCTGCGCGGTCTACCTCGCCGCGTGGGTCAGGAGCCGGGAACCACGGTCGCCGGCGAGCGGTTCGAGAGCGCGGACGTGGGTGGCGGTCGCATTGATCGTGCTCACCGGATTCGCGGTGCTGACCGCACTCAACTACTTCCGCAACGCGAACTACTACCGCGAGGCGGGCGTGTCGAACCCGGTGGCGATGAACCTGTACCAGACCGGGGCCTACCTCGCCGTGCCCGCGCAGGTCCAGCTCGGCGTTTCCACCGCGGTGATGAGCGGCGCGTGGGAGAACCAGGGCGGTCCGGTGACGTCATTGGACGCCATACAGCCCACGTTCCTGCAATTCAACAAGGTGGCCAAGGACGACAGCTGGAAACAGGCGTCGGTCTACGGCTATTCGGTGTCGTTCGCGGGGAACTTCTTCACCAACTCGGTGTTCGCCGACATCTACTCCGAGTACGGGAGCTGGGGCTGGCTGTACACCATCGTGGCCTACGGTTTCGCCGGTTACGCCTTCGCCCGAATATTCAGCTTCAGCCCGGTGATCGCCGCATCGTCGGGCGTGGTGGCGTACTGCTTCCTCGAGGTGTGGCGCGTGCAGATCTTGAGTTACGGCATCGTGGTCTTCCTGCTGTTGCTCACGGCAGGCAGCGCACTGCTGGCGGCACGGGTCCGGCCACCGCGAGCCGAACGCGTCTAG